One stretch of Leadbetterella byssophila DSM 17132 DNA includes these proteins:
- a CDS encoding VanZ family protein, with product MPTSDIDTTSVPFINDKVVHATVFAGLGFLWHQYKKSIIGVSLGLFLYAVGSEIMQYLLPESFGRSFDVMDIVADVCGILLGIVVSIIVNSKFGDLK from the coding sequence ATGCCCACCTCAGATATAGACACTACCAGCGTGCCCTTTATCAATGATAAAGTAGTGCACGCTACGGTCTTCGCGGGTTTAGGATTCCTTTGGCATCAATACAAAAAAAGCATAATAGGAGTGTCTCTTGGGCTTTTTCTGTACGCAGTGGGTTCTGAAATAATGCAGTACCTGTTACCGGAGAGTTTTGGAAGGTCCTTTGATGTTATGGACATCGTTGCAGATGTTTGCGGCATACTATTAGGAATAGTAGTCAGTATTATAGTGAACTCAAAATTCGGGGACTTAAAGTAG
- a CDS encoding DUF2490 domain-containing protein codes for MRQFIFTLLLPLSSFAQTISTNTNAWLHYMGTFQFHPKWSSSFETSIRGANVTQEFQQFFLRPSLDYKVSSRFTTSLGYTYVLTGVYGEPALNKRNMHENHAWIQAQLNTPIKKTNLTHRWRNESRWVFINEDEPYAYRNRMRYMLILNQPLAQSPFSILAGNEVFLNMGKNAGKTLLNQNRIIAGMAYKFNPRNQVQLAYIHQTIKSFNNTIQENNATIRLSYVSRVELLKKRETPTLSPRILSSL; via the coding sequence ATGAGACAGTTCATTTTTACCCTTTTACTACCATTAAGTTCATTCGCCCAAACCATCTCTACGAACACCAATGCCTGGTTGCACTATATGGGCACTTTCCAATTTCACCCGAAATGGAGTTCTTCCTTTGAAACCTCCATTAGAGGCGCGAATGTAACCCAAGAATTCCAACAGTTTTTTCTGCGACCTTCTTTAGATTATAAGGTCTCTTCACGCTTTACAACCAGCTTAGGCTATACCTATGTGTTAACCGGAGTGTATGGGGAACCTGCCTTAAACAAAAGAAACATGCACGAAAATCATGCATGGATTCAAGCACAGCTAAACACTCCCATAAAGAAAACAAATCTTACGCACAGATGGAGAAATGAAAGCCGATGGGTATTCATCAATGAAGACGAACCCTATGCCTATAGAAATAGAATGAGGTATATGCTGATCCTAAACCAACCTTTGGCACAAAGTCCCTTCAGTATCCTGGCAGGTAATGAAGTATTTCTCAATATGGGGAAAAATGCCGGAAAAACATTATTGAACCAAAACCGGATTATAGCGGGAATGGCTTACAAATTCAACCCAAGGAATCAAGTTCAGCTTGCTTACATCCATCAAACCATCAAGAGTTTTAACAATACAATTCAGGAAAACAATGCTACGATTCGTTTGAGTTATGTGTCCAGAGTTGAACTCTTAAAGAAAAGGGAAACACCTACTTTAAGTCCCCGAATTTTGAGTTCACTATAA